A genomic stretch from Chryseobacterium sp. SNU WT5 includes:
- a CDS encoding T9SS type A sorting domain-containing protein: MKKIYSLVATVIVAVGFNAQISVFAADFDNMQGSGGNDGIWTGSSVSLLQATTLPGFEFTNVYAADQCIRVGTETQPGSVTTPELSSLSGDAILSFKAGAWAGNGEKFKMNIAIIGGGSLNISTINLAQGVFFGYTVQITGGTPNSKIVFSSQSAKNRFFLDDIEVYKAGLGVNNTNTKKTAFVKNTLVENTISFAVTSDVKVVNMNGQIVKTASVSAKNPLDVAVLPKGQYVVTGMLNGRPVSQKIVKR; this comes from the coding sequence ATGAAAAAAATCTATTCTTTAGTTGCGACTGTAATTGTTGCAGTTGGTTTTAATGCTCAAATATCGGTTTTTGCTGCTGATTTCGACAACATGCAAGGAAGTGGAGGAAATGATGGTATATGGACTGGGAGCTCTGTATCATTATTGCAAGCTACGACATTGCCGGGATTTGAGTTCACAAATGTTTACGCTGCAGATCAATGTATAAGAGTTGGTACAGAAACTCAGCCTGGATCAGTCACTACACCAGAATTGTCTTCACTTTCGGGTGATGCCATATTAAGTTTCAAAGCGGGTGCCTGGGCTGGTAATGGCGAGAAATTTAAAATGAATATTGCGATCATTGGTGGTGGATCCTTAAATATTTCAACTATTAATTTAGCACAAGGTGTTTTTTTTGGTTACACCGTGCAAATCACTGGAGGTACCCCTAATAGTAAGATTGTTTTTTCGTCACAAAGTGCCAAAAATAGATTTTTTTTAGATGATATTGAAGTTTATAAAGCTGGTCTCGGTGTCAATAATACCAATACTAAAAAAACAGCTTTTGTAAAAAATACTTTGGTAGAAAACACGATTTCATTTGCTGTTACCTCCGACGTGAAAGTTGTTAATATGAATGGTCAAATTGTAAAAACTGCCTCAGTCTCAGCGAAAAATCCTTTAGATGTCGCTGTATTGCCCAAAGGTCAATATGTAGTTACGGGAATGCTAAATGGGCGCCCAGTTTCTCAAAAAATTGTTAAAAGGTAA
- a CDS encoding T9SS type A sorting domain-containing protein: MKKIFTFLSLSAIATMSNAQIVINEVYGGGGNSGSTYKNDFIELMNTGATAATLTNATLQYASKTGTFNQYHPLPPITLNPGQTYLIQEGAGAGGTVDLTPDLIAPIPINFGGGTNTVAGFIMAAGDGKIVLASNTTQVVAPTDANVLDFVGYGAASQFEGTGAAPSPSATVSIARTGGVDSNNNSADFKTGAPTPLASLAVSDVNNIKNKLVKNTSVTNSIVFGANAEVQIINLNGQVVKSATVSENSALDVSSLTKGVYFINAEVDGKKVSQKILKN, translated from the coding sequence ATGAAGAAAATCTTTACCTTTTTAAGTCTATCAGCGATTGCTACAATGAGCAATGCGCAGATTGTTATCAATGAAGTTTACGGTGGCGGTGGGAATTCAGGATCCACTTATAAAAATGACTTCATAGAGTTAATGAATACTGGAGCAACTGCAGCTACCTTAACAAACGCAACATTACAGTATGCGTCAAAAACCGGAACATTTAATCAGTATCATCCTTTACCTCCTATTACTTTAAATCCTGGGCAGACCTATTTAATTCAGGAAGGGGCTGGAGCTGGTGGAACTGTAGATCTAACTCCTGACCTTATTGCTCCTATCCCTATAAATTTTGGTGGTGGTACCAATACTGTAGCTGGATTTATAATGGCAGCTGGGGATGGAAAGATTGTGCTTGCATCTAATACTACTCAAGTTGTAGCACCAACTGATGCGAACGTATTAGATTTTGTAGGATATGGCGCTGCTTCGCAATTTGAAGGAACTGGCGCTGCACCAAGCCCGTCAGCTACTGTATCCATTGCAAGAACAGGAGGCGTAGATTCAAATAATAATAGTGCAGATTTTAAGACGGGTGCTCCAACACCACTAGCTTCTCTGGCTGTTTCAGATGTTAATAATATAAAAAATAAATTAGTAAAAAATACAAGTGTTACAAACTCTATTGTATTTGGTGCCAATGCAGAAGTACAAATTATAAACTTAAATGGTCAGGTAGTAAAATCCGCGACAGTATCTGAAAATTCGGCATTGGACGTATCATCTTTAACTAAAGGTGTTTATTTCATAAATGCGGAAGTCGATGGGAAAAAAGTTTCTCAGAAAATTTTAAAGAACTAA
- a CDS encoding exo-beta-N-acetylmuramidase NamZ domain-containing protein, whose product MSLRAKNKDLLLIVLIYFGFYQMNFAQNIDKNCFKTGADRPELYLPLLKNKSLAIVTNQTGLLKDKTFLVDYLVKNNINIRTIFAPEHGFRGDADAGQHVKNGVDSKTGIPIISLYGTNKKPKPEQLKGIDVILFDIQDVGVRFYTYISTLTYVMEAAAENNVEVIVLDRPNPHDGYIDGPVLQNQWKSFVGMHNIPVVYGLTIGEYGKMVNGEKWLSKGIQAKYTVVPMQNYHKKQRYEISEQPSPNLPNDLSINLYPSLCFFEGTQVSVGRGTGLPFQIYGSPWTKDFAYQFTPKPSAGATDPFLNGQLCYGENLSNHTDDLRALNLDWLLQSYKEYKNPKQDFFLKNLFFDKLAGTDQLRKQIIAGKSAKEIKDSWKNDLNDFEKIRMKYIIYED is encoded by the coding sequence ATGAGTTTAAGAGCCAAAAATAAAGATTTACTTCTGATTGTGCTAATTTATTTTGGTTTTTACCAAATGAATTTTGCACAGAATATCGATAAGAACTGTTTTAAAACGGGTGCAGACCGCCCAGAATTGTATCTCCCTTTACTTAAAAATAAATCGCTGGCGATTGTGACTAATCAAACGGGATTACTGAAAGACAAGACTTTTTTGGTGGACTATTTAGTGAAAAATAATATCAACATCAGAACTATTTTTGCGCCTGAGCATGGCTTTCGGGGCGATGCAGATGCGGGACAACATGTTAAAAACGGAGTAGATAGCAAAACTGGTATTCCTATTATTTCCCTTTATGGAACTAACAAAAAACCGAAACCGGAACAATTAAAAGGAATTGATGTCATACTTTTTGATATTCAGGACGTTGGTGTTCGATTCTATACCTATATTTCTACTTTAACTTATGTAATGGAGGCCGCCGCTGAAAATAATGTAGAAGTGATCGTGCTGGACCGCCCAAATCCACATGATGGATACATTGATGGTCCGGTTTTACAAAATCAGTGGAAGAGTTTTGTTGGGATGCACAATATTCCCGTGGTGTACGGTTTAACGATTGGGGAATATGGGAAAATGGTCAATGGTGAAAAATGGCTTAGCAAAGGAATACAAGCCAAGTATACGGTGGTTCCTATGCAGAATTATCATAAGAAACAAAGGTATGAGATTTCTGAGCAACCTTCACCTAATCTGCCTAACGACCTATCTATTAATTTGTACCCTAGTTTATGTTTTTTTGAAGGAACTCAGGTTTCAGTGGGTAGAGGAACTGGTTTGCCCTTTCAGATTTACGGTTCGCCGTGGACTAAAGATTTCGCTTATCAATTTACACCAAAACCTTCTGCCGGTGCAACCGATCCTTTTTTAAACGGTCAATTGTGTTACGGTGAAAACCTTTCAAATCATACAGATGATTTACGAGCGTTAAACTTAGACTGGCTTCTGCAGTCCTATAAAGAATATAAAAATCCAAAACAGGACTTCTTCCTAAAGAATTTGTTCTTCGATAAACTGGCAGGAACAGATCAACTTAGAAAGCAAATCATCGCTGGTAAATCTGCAAAAGAAATTAAAGATTCGTGGAAAAATGATTTGAATGATTTCGAGAAAATCAGAATGAAGTATATCATTTATGAAGATTAA
- a CDS encoding DUF6263 family protein yields the protein MKKFTAIALLSITLIACKKETKTITKIDPETGKTVSVEVPVVNTADSSAVDQNAAAQPAIRDSLGVYKQTFKLEKGQTYPLVTYQKDVQTMTAPDGKSQSGTSEMTDEMSFTVNDLKDGVYDISINLTGKRNAQTANGKNVVVDTKQPEPKDEQLKMMWKVNKALVGNKLNLKMTETGKVNSITGFDAIYNKISASVGTAIKDAKDKTAFVSSFKKSFNEKTLKEQFDKNLVLIPAKGVKIGEKWTQSENATPDGKIKLTTTYTLKSVGNGTAQIAVSGGIPKKSDKKTQEGITRSMSSQLEQNGTITLDQNTGWVKNQNIAVKTTQMETLSDGKQTQTMKSTSNSTVVVNPSK from the coding sequence ATGAAAAAATTCACAGCCATTGCGCTTCTTTCCATAACATTAATTGCTTGTAAAAAAGAAACCAAAACAATAACTAAGATTGATCCTGAAACTGGAAAAACGGTTAGTGTAGAAGTACCTGTAGTAAACACTGCTGATTCAAGTGCTGTTGATCAAAATGCAGCTGCTCAACCAGCAATTCGTGATTCTTTAGGTGTTTATAAACAAACCTTTAAATTGGAAAAAGGGCAAACTTATCCACTGGTTACCTACCAGAAAGATGTACAGACTATGACTGCGCCAGATGGTAAATCGCAAAGTGGAACTAGCGAAATGACTGATGAAATGTCGTTTACAGTAAATGATCTTAAAGATGGAGTTTATGATATCAGTATTAATCTTACCGGAAAAAGAAATGCACAAACTGCGAACGGGAAAAATGTGGTAGTTGATACCAAACAACCTGAACCAAAAGACGAGCAGTTGAAGATGATGTGGAAAGTGAACAAAGCCCTGGTAGGAAATAAATTAAACTTAAAAATGACCGAAACCGGAAAAGTTAATTCAATCACTGGTTTTGATGCGATTTACAATAAAATTTCTGCATCAGTTGGGACTGCGATTAAAGACGCGAAAGATAAAACAGCATTCGTCAGCAGTTTTAAAAAGAGTTTTAATGAAAAGACTTTGAAAGAACAGTTTGACAAAAACTTAGTTTTAATTCCAGCAAAAGGAGTGAAAATAGGAGAGAAATGGACCCAAAGTGAAAATGCTACCCCAGACGGGAAAATTAAATTAACAACCACTTACACCTTAAAAAGTGTTGGAAATGGAACCGCACAAATTGCAGTTTCGGGGGGTATTCCTAAAAAATCGGATAAGAAAACACAAGAGGGAATTACCAGAAGTATGAGCTCACAATTGGAGCAAAATGGAACCATCACATTGGATCAGAATACAGGTTGGGTGAAGAATCAAAATATTGCAGTGAAAACCACTCAGATGGAAACTTTGTCAGACGGGAAACAAACTCAAACGATGAAGTCGACTTCTAATTCTACTGTTGTTGTTAATCCTTCAAAATAA
- a CDS encoding glycosyltransferase family 4 protein, with product MKPAKKILIITYYWPPAGGPGVQRWLKFVKYLPDFGWKPFVFIPENPSYPIVDETLEKEISNDLEIIKTKIWEPYQLAEFFGKDNKKFKAGQFDVGKNQSWKSRLSIWVRGNFFIPDARVFWVKPSVNFLKKYLKENQFDAFITTGPPHSMHLIGLGLKKEFPDLKWIADFRDPWTEISYYKHLKLTKAADQKHRDLEQKVFRTADITLATSFSDAENFRKKGANSFCITNGYDRHEVAKNIKTKNSKFTLSYTGVLEQLRNPEVLWTVLNELISENEDFKNDFQLKFVGRIDDKIMTEIEKSELKNLVRNLGYVSHSEANIEMANSDLLLLTNFPDESSKGIIPGKIFEYLAIGKQIISFGPKESDVKKILQETNAGKHFSYDDESELKVFLLQKFEEWKSGNTISETQNIEQFSRKNLTKKLTELL from the coding sequence ATGAAACCAGCGAAAAAAATATTAATCATTACCTATTATTGGCCTCCAGCGGGTGGACCAGGAGTTCAACGTTGGTTGAAATTTGTAAAATATTTACCCGATTTCGGTTGGAAACCTTTTGTTTTTATTCCTGAAAACCCGAGTTATCCGATTGTTGATGAGACTTTAGAAAAAGAAATTTCTAACGATTTAGAAATCATTAAAACCAAGATTTGGGAACCTTATCAACTTGCTGAGTTTTTTGGAAAAGACAATAAAAAATTCAAAGCCGGGCAATTTGATGTTGGAAAAAATCAATCCTGGAAATCCAGGCTTTCGATTTGGGTACGTGGTAATTTTTTCATTCCTGATGCACGTGTTTTCTGGGTGAAACCGTCTGTGAACTTTTTAAAGAAATATTTGAAAGAGAATCAGTTTGACGCTTTTATTACGACCGGTCCACCGCATTCGATGCATCTGATTGGCTTGGGATTAAAGAAGGAGTTTCCTGATTTAAAATGGATTGCCGATTTTCGTGATCCATGGACAGAAATCTCTTATTATAAACATTTGAAATTGACCAAGGCTGCAGATCAAAAACACAGAGATCTGGAACAGAAAGTTTTTAGAACTGCAGATATTACTTTAGCCACCAGTTTTTCTGATGCTGAAAATTTCAGAAAGAAAGGAGCGAATTCTTTTTGTATTACCAATGGTTATGATAGACATGAAGTTGCGAAAAATATTAAAACAAAGAATTCAAAATTTACATTAAGTTATACCGGAGTTTTGGAACAGTTGCGAAATCCTGAAGTTTTATGGACAGTTTTAAACGAACTGATTTCCGAGAACGAGGATTTTAAAAATGATTTTCAATTAAAGTTTGTTGGAAGAATCGATGATAAAATTATGACTGAAATTGAAAAATCAGAACTTAAAAATTTGGTGCGTAATTTAGGGTATGTTTCACATTCAGAAGCGAATATAGAAATGGCGAATTCTGATTTACTTTTACTCACTAATTTCCCTGATGAAAGCTCAAAAGGAATTATTCCCGGAAAGATTTTTGAATATTTAGCAATTGGAAAACAGATTATTTCTTTTGGCCCAAAAGAGAGTGATGTAAAGAAAATCTTACAAGAAACCAATGCTGGAAAACATTTTTCTTATGATGATGAATCAGAATTGAAAGTGTTTTTATTACAGAAATTTGAAGAATGGAAGTCAGGAAATACAATTTCTGAAACTCAAAATATAGAACAATTCTCACGAAAAAATTTGACTAAAAAACTAACGGAACTTTTGTAA
- a CDS encoding PLP-dependent cysteine synthase family protein, which yields MKYAQNILETIGNTPLVKLNKVLGEDFPALVLAKVETFNPGNSVKDRMALKMIEDAEKDGRLKPGGTIIEGTSGNTGMGLALAAIVKGYKCIFVTNAKQSKEKNDILRAVGAEVIVCPTDVTPDDPRSYYSVSKRLGEETENGWYVNQYDNLSNRLAHYESTAPEIWEQTEGKLTHFMAGAGTGGTVTGCGTFFKEKNLNIQVIGVDTYGSILKEFHETGEYHPDHAHSYITEGIGEDIIPENFDMTVIDHFEKVTDKDGAVYARKLAKEEGIFCGYSAGSAIAALSQMKDQFTKDDVIVVLLHDHGSRYVGKIYNDEWMKEMGWL from the coding sequence ATGAAATACGCACAAAATATTCTTGAAACTATTGGAAATACACCGCTTGTAAAACTGAACAAGGTTTTGGGTGAGGATTTTCCAGCTTTGGTTTTAGCAAAAGTAGAAACCTTTAATCCCGGGAATTCTGTGAAAGACAGAATGGCTTTGAAAATGATTGAAGACGCTGAAAAAGACGGACGTCTAAAACCAGGTGGTACCATTATCGAAGGAACTTCTGGGAATACAGGAATGGGCCTGGCTTTAGCCGCAATCGTGAAAGGTTATAAATGTATTTTTGTAACAAATGCTAAACAGTCCAAAGAAAAAAATGATATTTTAAGAGCTGTTGGCGCAGAAGTAATCGTTTGCCCGACAGACGTAACGCCAGATGATCCACGCTCTTATTATTCTGTTTCCAAGAGATTGGGCGAAGAAACTGAAAATGGTTGGTACGTGAATCAATATGATAATTTATCGAACAGATTAGCACATTATGAATCTACCGCACCAGAAATTTGGGAGCAAACGGAAGGTAAATTAACACATTTCATGGCAGGTGCAGGAACAGGGGGAACGGTAACTGGCTGTGGAACGTTCTTCAAAGAAAAAAATCTCAATATTCAAGTAATTGGTGTTGATACTTATGGTTCTATCCTAAAAGAATTCCACGAAACCGGGGAATATCATCCAGACCATGCTCATTCCTACATCACCGAAGGAATTGGCGAAGATATCATTCCAGAGAACTTTGATATGACTGTAATTGATCACTTTGAAAAAGTAACTGATAAAGACGGTGCTGTTTATGCTCGAAAACTTGCAAAAGAAGAAGGTATTTTCTGCGGTTATTCTGCAGGAAGTGCAATTGCCGCTTTAAGTCAGATGAAAGATCAATTCACCAAAGATGACGTAATTGTAGTTTTATTACATGATCACGGATCCAGATATGTGGGAAAAATCTACAATGATGAGTGGATGAAAGAAATGGGCTGGTTGTAA
- a CDS encoding YfhO family protein codes for MMTKNKNLIFIIGSLVVFVLLAVIYANPVLTGKQLFQHDIVQYKGGAKELLDYRAQNSKETYWSDSMFGGMPTYQMGSQFRGDVIKSIDDLLNFLPKPANYIFLLFSGFFLLGLVVVKNWKYALLGATFFGLSTYFYIALAAGHNGKIHTVAYFAPLLAGILLVYIRKKYVIGFIVTALFMGLQIAANHPQMTYYLFVALGFLFLSELIRAIQGKTNWRHFGISTGILALAFVLGVGMNSQRIMANAEYITETVRGKQILDNDRHSADKSGMDKESMLMWSYGKLETLNLFIPRLMGGASNEAGSEEMMGRLQGLINENVSSQQEMDQVSRGFSSLTYWGDQPGTSGPAYQGAVVCFLALLGFFFAWKKYRYWILGASILTILLAWGSNFMPLSDFFIDYVPFYNKFRAPSSILVVVELLFPLIAIVGLYRFFNSNEKTETSQENILTEEYKKKILIYTSSIVLGITFLLLLFGKSILGFYTGQEKTYLPAFVLEFLVDERFTMFRIDAMKAIVFVAITAGALFLSLKKKISPNIVLIILGLVSFFDLWSVNKRYLNNENFIDKAFTENPFQTENSDLLMQKVGENPNLKSLLDQVNVNKTLETIAEKDKGHYRIYNQVLGAFGETNTSYFKSSVGGYHAVKLRRYDDLINEYFSKMDTVKTPRILNMLNTRYFIFGNLEKPEALSNADANGNAWFVSQIKIANSSNEEIQQIGDIDTKKIAVISKDDKKYFDGKPLQQDSTAFLDLKKYEANELEFTSQSKTPQLAVFSEIYYPKGWKMFVDDKEVPYIKADYLLRAVYVPAGKHSIKMIFAPDVIAKGKVISMIAFGLFLLLSGLGIYFLYRNKDRENLAV; via the coding sequence ATGATGACAAAAAATAAAAATTTAATTTTCATAATCGGAAGCCTTGTGGTTTTCGTTTTATTGGCAGTTATTTACGCTAATCCTGTTCTTACCGGCAAACAGCTTTTTCAGCACGATATTGTGCAATACAAAGGCGGTGCAAAGGAGCTTTTGGATTACAGAGCCCAAAATAGTAAAGAAACGTACTGGAGCGATTCTATGTTCGGTGGAATGCCAACTTACCAAATGGGATCGCAGTTCAGAGGTGATGTTATAAAAAGTATTGATGATCTTTTGAACTTTCTTCCGAAGCCGGCAAATTATATTTTTCTACTTTTCTCAGGATTCTTTCTTTTGGGTTTAGTCGTTGTCAAAAATTGGAAATATGCACTTTTAGGAGCTACATTTTTCGGGCTTTCTACTTATTTCTATATTGCACTTGCCGCAGGGCACAATGGTAAAATCCATACAGTTGCGTATTTTGCTCCACTTCTAGCCGGAATCCTCCTTGTTTATATCCGTAAGAAATATGTGATCGGATTCATAGTCACTGCACTTTTTATGGGTTTGCAGATTGCTGCAAATCATCCACAGATGACTTATTATCTTTTTGTTGCACTAGGTTTTCTATTCCTTTCGGAGCTTATTAGGGCGATTCAGGGAAAAACAAACTGGAGGCATTTTGGGATTTCAACAGGAATTTTAGCTTTAGCTTTTGTACTTGGAGTTGGCATGAATTCACAACGGATCATGGCCAATGCCGAATATATTACAGAAACAGTGAGAGGTAAGCAGATTCTGGATAACGACCGTCATTCTGCTGATAAATCCGGGATGGATAAAGAAAGCATGTTGATGTGGAGTTATGGTAAGCTGGAAACTTTAAATTTGTTTATTCCCCGATTAATGGGAGGGGCAAGTAACGAGGCAGGCTCCGAAGAAATGATGGGTAGACTACAGGGTTTGATTAACGAAAATGTGAGTTCTCAGCAGGAAATGGATCAGGTTTCTCGGGGGTTTAGCTCTCTTACCTACTGGGGTGACCAACCAGGAACATCTGGGCCGGCGTATCAAGGTGCCGTGGTGTGCTTCTTGGCGTTGTTAGGGTTTTTCTTTGCATGGAAGAAATACCGATACTGGATTCTTGGGGCATCCATTTTGACCATTCTTTTAGCATGGGGAAGCAATTTTATGCCTCTTTCAGATTTCTTTATTGATTATGTGCCTTTTTATAATAAATTCCGTGCTCCAAGTTCTATTTTGGTTGTGGTAGAATTACTGTTCCCGTTAATTGCAATTGTGGGGCTTTATCGTTTTTTTAATTCCAATGAAAAGACCGAGACCTCTCAAGAAAATATTTTAACTGAAGAGTATAAAAAGAAAATATTAATCTACACAAGTTCCATTGTTTTAGGGATTACCTTCCTGTTGTTACTCTTCGGAAAGTCTATTTTAGGTTTTTATACCGGACAGGAAAAAACTTATCTACCTGCCTTCGTTTTAGAATTTTTGGTGGACGAGCGTTTTACTATGTTTAGAATCGATGCTATGAAAGCCATTGTTTTTGTTGCAATTACAGCAGGCGCTTTATTTTTAAGTTTAAAGAAGAAAATAAGTCCGAATATTGTCCTGATCATTTTAGGATTGGTCAGTTTTTTTGATTTGTGGAGTGTAAATAAGAGATACCTCAATAATGAAAATTTCATTGATAAAGCTTTTACTGAAAATCCTTTTCAAACTGAGAACTCTGATTTGCTGATGCAGAAAGTGGGTGAAAATCCTAATTTGAAATCTCTTCTAGATCAGGTAAACGTTAATAAAACTTTAGAAACTATTGCAGAAAAAGATAAAGGTCATTATCGAATTTATAATCAAGTTTTAGGAGCGTTCGGCGAAACGAATACTTCTTATTTTAAATCATCAGTCGGTGGATATCATGCTGTAAAGTTGAGAAGATATGATGATTTAATAAATGAATATTTCAGTAAAATGGATACGGTTAAAACCCCGCGAATCCTTAATATGCTGAATACAAGATATTTTATTTTTGGGAATTTAGAGAAACCAGAAGCGCTTAGTAATGCTGATGCCAACGGTAATGCCTGGTTTGTTTCGCAAATTAAAATAGCGAATTCATCGAATGAGGAGATTCAGCAAATTGGCGATATTGATACTAAGAAAATTGCTGTTATCTCTAAAGATGATAAAAAGTATTTTGACGGAAAACCATTGCAGCAAGATTCTACGGCCTTTTTAGATTTAAAGAAATACGAAGCCAACGAACTGGAATTCACCTCTCAATCGAAAACGCCACAGTTAGCGGTATTCTCGGAAATCTATTATCCAAAAGGCTGGAAGATGTTTGTTGACGACAAAGAAGTGCCTTACATCAAAGCAGATTATTTGTTAAGAGCTGTATATGTTCCAGCTGGAAAGCACTCCATTAAAATGATTTTTGCACCTGATGTTATTGCAAAAGGAAAAGTTATTTCGATGATTGCATTTGGATTATTTTTATTGTTGAGTGGCTTGGGAATTTATTTTTTATACCGGAACAAAGACAGAGAAAATTTGGCTGTGTAA
- a CDS encoding ABC transporter permease, giving the protein MKFPLYFSKKIAFSKDNKNNLSRVIVFIGRLSVALGVIVSLLTISIGFGSKKAIKERMADFSGHISIKSKQSNNSYNSSILSTEGLKVDKIKALPDVASTQKYVAVSGILRNEHNFAGIIFKGVGKDFDSARFRKFLVEGHLPAVTEKGYNNGICISKKIANDLHLNVKDSIVAIFSKESQKPLYRKFEIVGIYKTDIKMIDDLFVIGGINHARKIQGMQSNDVGGIDVFLKNINDIDEDAPKIDKLAGYKNYTVKATDQYPQIMDFIAIFDMNIALIIIIMLVVVIINIIMVLLILIIERTKSIGMLKTLGATNGQIRWIFINYTLLIMIPGLIFGNLIGLLLLFIQKYFGIIQLNPENYYLSVVPVEINVLHIILISVGILIISGISLVLPSYLISKISPVKAINYN; this is encoded by the coding sequence TTGAAATTTCCGTTATATTTTTCTAAAAAAATTGCTTTTTCCAAAGATAATAAAAATAATCTGTCACGGGTTATAGTCTTTATTGGTCGACTTTCCGTTGCATTGGGAGTGATTGTTTCACTTTTGACAATTTCTATCGGATTTGGCTCCAAAAAAGCCATCAAGGAAAGAATGGCAGATTTCTCGGGCCACATTTCCATTAAATCCAAACAATCCAATAATTCCTACAATTCTTCAATTTTAAGCACAGAAGGCCTTAAGGTAGATAAAATAAAAGCACTTCCGGATGTTGCATCAACTCAAAAATACGTAGCGGTAAGCGGCATTCTCCGGAACGAACATAACTTTGCAGGGATTATATTTAAAGGTGTCGGAAAAGATTTTGATTCTGCAAGATTCCGAAAGTTTTTAGTTGAAGGACATCTACCGGCTGTTACGGAGAAAGGCTATAATAACGGCATCTGTATTTCGAAAAAGATTGCAAATGACCTCCATCTTAATGTGAAAGACAGTATTGTTGCAATTTTTTCTAAAGAAAGTCAGAAACCACTTTATCGTAAATTTGAAATTGTAGGTATTTACAAAACCGACATCAAAATGATTGATGATTTGTTCGTAATCGGAGGAATTAACCATGCCCGAAAAATTCAGGGTATGCAAAGTAATGATGTGGGCGGAATTGATGTTTTTCTAAAAAATATTAATGATATTGACGAAGACGCTCCGAAAATTGATAAGTTGGCCGGCTACAAAAATTACACCGTAAAAGCTACAGATCAATATCCACAGATCATGGATTTCATTGCTATTTTTGATATGAATATTGCTCTAATTATCATTATTATGTTGGTGGTAGTTATCATCAATATTATCATGGTTCTCCTCATACTAATTATTGAAAGAACCAAGTCTATAGGCATGCTGAAAACTTTGGGAGCCACAAATGGTCAAATCCGATGGATCTTTATTAACTATACTTTACTCATTATGATCCCAGGTTTAATATTTGGTAATTTAATTGGTTTGCTTCTTTTATTTATTCAAAAATATTTTGGTATTATTCAGTTAAATCCAGAAAACTACTATTTGAGTGTAGTTCCCGTGGAAATCAATGTATTACACATCATCCTAATTTCTGTCGGCATCTTGATTATTTCGGGTATTTCTTTGGTCTTGCCAAGCTATCTGATCAGTAAGATTTCGCCCGTTAAAGCAATCAACTACAATTAA